CTCGACGGTGCCCATGTCCACGACGTCGCCGCCCAGCCGCTTTATCGCCGCGGTGAAGCTCATCTTCGTCCGCGTGCTCGGTTCGAAGAAACAGAGCCCGAGCAGGGCGTTCTCGTGGCGGTCGGCGAACGACTCCGGGTCGGCGGCCACCTCCGCCGCCCGGTCGAGCACCGCCTCGATGTCCGCCCGCGAGAGTTGTTTCGCACTGATAATGTGGTCGTGACGCATCGAGTAGAGTCGCGCCCTCGATTGTCTTGAAACTCCCGACACGGGGTCACCCGCGCCGAAGGTTCAAGTACGAGAGCCCGACCACGCCGACCCATGCTCGCGATCGCCGGCGGCAAGGGTGGCTGCGGGAAGACGACCACGGCGCTGGGGCTGGCGGCCGCGCTCGCGCGGGACGGCGGCCGACCGCTCGTCGTCGACGCCGACTGCGACATGCCGAACCTGCACACGATGGCCGATACGGACCGCTCGCCGGGCGTCGACGCCGTCGCCGACGGCGACTCGATCGCCGCGGTGACCCACCGGAGCACCGTCGTTCCCGGCGTCGACGTGCTCCCGTCCGGGAACGCCTCCGGACCGCTCGACCGGACGGCGCTCCGCCGGCTCGGGCGCGCTCGTCAGCGGGTGATCCTCGACTGCCCGGCGGGCGCGACGGACGCGGCTGCCGCGCCGCTGCGTCACGCCGACGCGGCGCTGGTCGTCTCGACCGGCGAGCCGGCGAGCCTCGACGACGCCGCCAAGACCGCGCGGATGGCCGAGACGCTGGACGCCCGAGTCGCGGGGAGCGTCCTCACCCGGACCGACGACCCGCCGTCGGCCGTCTCGGCTTCGGCGGACCTCGCTCGCGCGGTCGAGCCGGTACTGGCGACGGTTCCGGAGATCGCGGGTGACGTGCTGGGCGACCGGGTCGGACGCACGTCGTACGATCGGCTCGCAACGGCGCTCGTGAGGCGGAATGTTTAATCTGGTGGGAT
The window above is part of the Halosimplex rubrum genome. Proteins encoded here:
- a CDS encoding MinD/ParA family ATP-binding protein codes for the protein MLAIAGGKGGCGKTTTALGLAAALARDGGRPLVVDADCDMPNLHTMADTDRSPGVDAVADGDSIAAVTHRSTVVPGVDVLPSGNASGPLDRTALRRLGRARQRVILDCPAGATDAAAAPLRHADAALVVSTGEPASLDDAAKTARMAETLDARVAGSVLTRTDDPPSAVSASADLARAVEPVLATVPEIAGDVLGDRVGRTSYDRLATALVRRNV